One genomic segment of Phyllopteryx taeniolatus isolate TA_2022b chromosome 12, UOR_Ptae_1.2, whole genome shotgun sequence includes these proteins:
- the slain1a gene encoding SLAIN motif-containing protein 1a isoform X3, with amino-acid sequence MWRPGSCRPIRRPLASHASISILRACVRVHASACSKLQQRRWAAPVRIPAEPSGRERATRPVSPCARRRRRRRRPMDAEVLLGPPAAADVKGNDKLADAELEVLKLQELVRKLEKQNEQLRSRANAVHDGAVASGHQRRLLHRKRPHFQTAAWEPFPAECPREPFAYLQPGSEEDEEEEEEEEDGGATVLDLVDILDLSTALAVSEPDRWLYVSARAKPPSWSGPALPLRPSLGLDRGPTFLSNSSLHNVGRRRACVSPQSSLDSEAGISELEDDSISMGYKLQDMTDVEVMARLQEESLRQDYASTSATVSRRRSSFSLNSLWRGGADPEEDDEDEDEGYDQLPPPQPRLLRAGTVQRGGLPHSHTFSSFRDCRRGSAASTFSLGGLAPYAAGAGLSGETHAAYRNGADIRLRRSMPNLMRAPSMPSVPSMQCLASPVNPPSHGPSSLPTVSSLRGSLSFDSSSGLARLQSSIPSPGQLSQRVQSVGNFSAAARQPLKATAYVSPTVLQGPSAGPHSVPGSAAAPQPLKPAAGSVPQPVKTPGAAQSAVPRSSLPRPASFVGLGGALRSSKITQPTRSLLTPPKSLTSLSTLRDASWKDGCY; translated from the exons ATGTGGCGTCCAGGAAGCTGCCGACCAATCAGGAGACCGCTAGCAAGTCATGCCAGCATCAGCATCCTCCGcgcatgtgtgcgcgtgcacgcgAGCGCGTGTAGCAAGTTGCAACAGCGGAGGTGGGCCGCCCCCGTCCGGATTCCAGCAGAACCCTCCGGACGCGAGCGGGCAACCCGGCCCGTCTCTCCATgcgctcggcggcggcggcggcggcggcggccaatGGACGCCGAGGTGCTGCTGGGCCCCCCCGCCGCGGCGGACGTGAAGGGCAACGATAAGCTGGCCGACGCCGAGTTGGAGGTGCTCAAGCTGCAGGAGCTCGTCCGCAAGCTGGAGAAGCAGAACGAGCAGCTGCGCAGCAGGGCCAACGCCGTCCACGACGGTGCCGTCGCCTCCGGCCACCAGCGCCGCCTCCTCCACCGCAAGCGCCCCCACTTCCAGACCGCAGCCTGGGAGCCTTTCCCGGCCGAGTGCCCCCGGGAGCCCTTCGCCTATTTGCAGCCCGGCtcggaggaggacgaggaggaggaggaggaggaggaggatggaggCGCGACGGTCCTGGATCTGGTGGACATATTGGACCTCAGCACCGCGCTCGCAGTCTCCGAACCGGATCGCTG gCTTTACGTGAGCGCCAGAGCCAA gccgccgtcatGGTCCGGCCCCGCCCTCCCGCTCAGGCCCAGCCTCGGCTTGGACAGAGGCCCCACCTTCCTGTCCAACTCCAGCCTGCACA ATGTCGGCCGGCGGCGAGCGTGCGTCAGCCCTCAGTCTTCCCTGGACAGCGAGGCGGGCATTTCGGAGCTGGAGGACGACTCCATCTCCATGGGCTACAAACTGCAGGACATGACGGACGTGGAGGTCATGGCCCGCCTTCAGGAGGAGA GCCTGCGTCAGGACTACGCGTCTACCTCGGCGACCGTCAGTCGACGCCGCTCCAGCTTCTCCCTGAACTCGCTCTGGCGCGGCGGCGCAGACccggaggaggacgacgaggacgaggacgagggtTACGACCAGCTCCCTCCTCCGCAGCCTCGACTCTTGCGCGCGGGCACGGTGCAGCGCGGCGGCCTGCCGCACTCGCACACCTTCTCCAGCTTCAGAGACTGCAGGCGCGGCTCGGCCGCCTCGACCTTCTCGCTCGGGGGGCTGGCGCCGTACGCGGCGGGCGCCGGCCTGAGCGGAGAAACGCACGCGGCTTACAGGAACGGCGCAG ACATACGGCTGCGGAGAAGCATGCCCAACCTGATGCGAGCCCCCAGCATGCCGAGCGTTCCCAGTATGCAATGCCTGGCGTCGCCCGTCAACCCCCCGTCCCACGGCCCCTCCTCCCTGCCGACCGTGTCCTCCCTGCGCGGCAGCCTCAGCTTTGACTCGTCCAGCGGCCTCGCACGCCTCCAGTCGTCCA TTCCTTCTCCGGGCCAGCTGAGTCAGCGCGTCCAGAGCGTCGGCAACTTCTCCGCTGCCGCTCGTCAGCCGCTCAAAGCCACCGCCTACGTCAGCCCCACCGTCCTGCAGGGCCCCTCCGCCGGCCCGCACTCCGTCCCCGGCAGCGCGGCAGCGCCTCAGCCCCTCAAGCCCGCCGCCGGCTCGGTACCGCAGCCCGTAAAGACCCCCGGCGCCGCCCAGTCCGCTGTCCCCCGCAGCTCGCTCCCTCGCCCCGCCTCCTTCGTGGGCCTCGGCGGAGCTCTGCGTTCCAGCAAAATCACACAACCCACACGCAG TTTGCTGACGCCCCCGAAGAGCCTCACCTCTCTAAGCACCCTGAGGGACGCCAGCTGGAAAGATGGCTGCTATTAA
- the slain1a gene encoding SLAIN motif-containing protein 1a isoform X2, with protein MWRPGSCRPIRRPLASHASISILRACVRVHASACSKLQQRRWAAPVRIPAEPSGRERATRPVSPCARRRRRRRRPMDAEVLLGPPAAADVKGNDKLADAELEVLKLQELVRKLEKQNEQLRSRANAVHDGAVASGHQRRLLHRKRPHFQTAAWEPFPAECPREPFAYLQPGSEEDEEEEEEEEDGGATVLDLVDILDLSTALAVSEPDRWLYVSARAKPPPSWSGPALPLRPSLGLDRGPTFLSNSSLHNVGRRRACVSPQSSLDSEAGISELEDDSISMGYKLQDMTDVEVMARLQEESLRQDYASTSATVSRRRSSFSLNSLWRGGADPEEDDEDEDEGYDQLPPPQPRLLRAGTVQRGGLPHSHTFSSFRDCRRGSAASTFSLGGLAPYAAGAGLSGETHAAYRNGADIRLRRSMPNLMRAPSMPSVPSMQCLASPVNPPSHGPSSLPTVSSLRGSLSFDSSSGLARLQSSIPSPGQLSQRVQSVGNFSAAARQPLKATAYVSPTVLQGPSAGPHSVPGSAAAPQPLKPAAGSVPQPVKTPGAAQSAVPRSSLPRPASFVGLGGALRSSKITQPTRSLLTPPKSLTSLSTLRDASWKDGCY; from the exons ATGTGGCGTCCAGGAAGCTGCCGACCAATCAGGAGACCGCTAGCAAGTCATGCCAGCATCAGCATCCTCCGcgcatgtgtgcgcgtgcacgcgAGCGCGTGTAGCAAGTTGCAACAGCGGAGGTGGGCCGCCCCCGTCCGGATTCCAGCAGAACCCTCCGGACGCGAGCGGGCAACCCGGCCCGTCTCTCCATgcgctcggcggcggcggcggcggcggcggccaatGGACGCCGAGGTGCTGCTGGGCCCCCCCGCCGCGGCGGACGTGAAGGGCAACGATAAGCTGGCCGACGCCGAGTTGGAGGTGCTCAAGCTGCAGGAGCTCGTCCGCAAGCTGGAGAAGCAGAACGAGCAGCTGCGCAGCAGGGCCAACGCCGTCCACGACGGTGCCGTCGCCTCCGGCCACCAGCGCCGCCTCCTCCACCGCAAGCGCCCCCACTTCCAGACCGCAGCCTGGGAGCCTTTCCCGGCCGAGTGCCCCCGGGAGCCCTTCGCCTATTTGCAGCCCGGCtcggaggaggacgaggaggaggaggaggaggaggaggatggaggCGCGACGGTCCTGGATCTGGTGGACATATTGGACCTCAGCACCGCGCTCGCAGTCTCCGAACCGGATCGCTG gCTTTACGTGAGCGCCAGAGCCAA gccgccgccgtcatGGTCCGGCCCCGCCCTCCCGCTCAGGCCCAGCCTCGGCTTGGACAGAGGCCCCACCTTCCTGTCCAACTCCAGCCTGCACA ATGTCGGCCGGCGGCGAGCGTGCGTCAGCCCTCAGTCTTCCCTGGACAGCGAGGCGGGCATTTCGGAGCTGGAGGACGACTCCATCTCCATGGGCTACAAACTGCAGGACATGACGGACGTGGAGGTCATGGCCCGCCTTCAGGAGGAGA GCCTGCGTCAGGACTACGCGTCTACCTCGGCGACCGTCAGTCGACGCCGCTCCAGCTTCTCCCTGAACTCGCTCTGGCGCGGCGGCGCAGACccggaggaggacgacgaggacgaggacgagggtTACGACCAGCTCCCTCCTCCGCAGCCTCGACTCTTGCGCGCGGGCACGGTGCAGCGCGGCGGCCTGCCGCACTCGCACACCTTCTCCAGCTTCAGAGACTGCAGGCGCGGCTCGGCCGCCTCGACCTTCTCGCTCGGGGGGCTGGCGCCGTACGCGGCGGGCGCCGGCCTGAGCGGAGAAACGCACGCGGCTTACAGGAACGGCGCAG ACATACGGCTGCGGAGAAGCATGCCCAACCTGATGCGAGCCCCCAGCATGCCGAGCGTTCCCAGTATGCAATGCCTGGCGTCGCCCGTCAACCCCCCGTCCCACGGCCCCTCCTCCCTGCCGACCGTGTCCTCCCTGCGCGGCAGCCTCAGCTTTGACTCGTCCAGCGGCCTCGCACGCCTCCAGTCGTCCA TTCCTTCTCCGGGCCAGCTGAGTCAGCGCGTCCAGAGCGTCGGCAACTTCTCCGCTGCCGCTCGTCAGCCGCTCAAAGCCACCGCCTACGTCAGCCCCACCGTCCTGCAGGGCCCCTCCGCCGGCCCGCACTCCGTCCCCGGCAGCGCGGCAGCGCCTCAGCCCCTCAAGCCCGCCGCCGGCTCGGTACCGCAGCCCGTAAAGACCCCCGGCGCCGCCCAGTCCGCTGTCCCCCGCAGCTCGCTCCCTCGCCCCGCCTCCTTCGTGGGCCTCGGCGGAGCTCTGCGTTCCAGCAAAATCACACAACCCACACGCAG TTTGCTGACGCCCCCGAAGAGCCTCACCTCTCTAAGCACCCTGAGGGACGCCAGCTGGAAAGATGGCTGCTATTAA
- the slain1a gene encoding SLAIN motif-containing protein 1a isoform X1, with amino-acid sequence MWRPGSCRPIRRPLASHASISILRACVRVHASACSKLQQRRWAAPVRIPAEPSGRERATRPVSPCARRRRRRRRPMDAEVLLGPPAAADVKGNDKLADAELEVLKLQELVRKLEKQNEQLRSRANAVHDGAVASGHQRRLLHRKRPHFQTAAWEPFPAECPREPFAYLQPGSEEDEEEEEEEEDGGATVLDLVDILDLSTALAVSEPDRWLYVSARAKPRDGGGGGGGLSPLQWCRQVLDHPAPEVQLARMTLCHRLDQAERWRGASCVRPYGCIDGLSVLSCPVPPYTKPAAITETAARAPPPPPPPSWSGPALPLRPSLGLDRGPTFLSNSSLHNVGRRRACVSPQSSLDSEAGISELEDDSISMGYKLQDMTDVEVMARLQEESLRQDYASTSATVSRRRSSFSLNSLWRGGADPEEDDEDEDEGYDQLPPPQPRLLRAGTVQRGGLPHSHTFSSFRDCRRGSAASTFSLGGLAPYAAGAGLSGETHAAYRNGADIRLRRSMPNLMRAPSMPSVPSMQCLASPVNPPSHGPSSLPTVSSLRGSLSFDSSSGLARLQSSIPSPGQLSQRVQSVGNFSAAARQPLKATAYVSPTVLQGPSAGPHSVPGSAAAPQPLKPAAGSVPQPVKTPGAAQSAVPRSSLPRPASFVGLGGALRSSKITQPTRSLLTPPKSLTSLSTLRDASWKDGCY; translated from the exons ATGTGGCGTCCAGGAAGCTGCCGACCAATCAGGAGACCGCTAGCAAGTCATGCCAGCATCAGCATCCTCCGcgcatgtgtgcgcgtgcacgcgAGCGCGTGTAGCAAGTTGCAACAGCGGAGGTGGGCCGCCCCCGTCCGGATTCCAGCAGAACCCTCCGGACGCGAGCGGGCAACCCGGCCCGTCTCTCCATgcgctcggcggcggcggcggcggcggcggccaatGGACGCCGAGGTGCTGCTGGGCCCCCCCGCCGCGGCGGACGTGAAGGGCAACGATAAGCTGGCCGACGCCGAGTTGGAGGTGCTCAAGCTGCAGGAGCTCGTCCGCAAGCTGGAGAAGCAGAACGAGCAGCTGCGCAGCAGGGCCAACGCCGTCCACGACGGTGCCGTCGCCTCCGGCCACCAGCGCCGCCTCCTCCACCGCAAGCGCCCCCACTTCCAGACCGCAGCCTGGGAGCCTTTCCCGGCCGAGTGCCCCCGGGAGCCCTTCGCCTATTTGCAGCCCGGCtcggaggaggacgaggaggaggaggaggaggaggaggatggaggCGCGACGGTCCTGGATCTGGTGGACATATTGGACCTCAGCACCGCGCTCGCAGTCTCCGAACCGGATCGCTG gCTTTACGTGAGCGCCAGAGCCAAGCCgcgcgacggcggcggcggcggcggcggcctcaGTCCTCTCCAGTGGTGCAGGCAGGTCCTGGACCACCCGGCACCAGAAGTGCAGCTGGCGAGGATGACGCTGTGCCACAGATTGGACCAAG CCGAGCGGTGGCGAGGAGCCTCCTGCGTCCGACCGTACGGCTGCATCGACGGGCTGTCCGTCCTCAGCTGCCCGGTGCCGCCTTACACCAAACCTGCTGCGATCACCGAGACCGCAG CTcgggcgccgccgccgccgccgccgccgtcatGGTCCGGCCCCGCCCTCCCGCTCAGGCCCAGCCTCGGCTTGGACAGAGGCCCCACCTTCCTGTCCAACTCCAGCCTGCACA ATGTCGGCCGGCGGCGAGCGTGCGTCAGCCCTCAGTCTTCCCTGGACAGCGAGGCGGGCATTTCGGAGCTGGAGGACGACTCCATCTCCATGGGCTACAAACTGCAGGACATGACGGACGTGGAGGTCATGGCCCGCCTTCAGGAGGAGA GCCTGCGTCAGGACTACGCGTCTACCTCGGCGACCGTCAGTCGACGCCGCTCCAGCTTCTCCCTGAACTCGCTCTGGCGCGGCGGCGCAGACccggaggaggacgacgaggacgaggacgagggtTACGACCAGCTCCCTCCTCCGCAGCCTCGACTCTTGCGCGCGGGCACGGTGCAGCGCGGCGGCCTGCCGCACTCGCACACCTTCTCCAGCTTCAGAGACTGCAGGCGCGGCTCGGCCGCCTCGACCTTCTCGCTCGGGGGGCTGGCGCCGTACGCGGCGGGCGCCGGCCTGAGCGGAGAAACGCACGCGGCTTACAGGAACGGCGCAG ACATACGGCTGCGGAGAAGCATGCCCAACCTGATGCGAGCCCCCAGCATGCCGAGCGTTCCCAGTATGCAATGCCTGGCGTCGCCCGTCAACCCCCCGTCCCACGGCCCCTCCTCCCTGCCGACCGTGTCCTCCCTGCGCGGCAGCCTCAGCTTTGACTCGTCCAGCGGCCTCGCACGCCTCCAGTCGTCCA TTCCTTCTCCGGGCCAGCTGAGTCAGCGCGTCCAGAGCGTCGGCAACTTCTCCGCTGCCGCTCGTCAGCCGCTCAAAGCCACCGCCTACGTCAGCCCCACCGTCCTGCAGGGCCCCTCCGCCGGCCCGCACTCCGTCCCCGGCAGCGCGGCAGCGCCTCAGCCCCTCAAGCCCGCCGCCGGCTCGGTACCGCAGCCCGTAAAGACCCCCGGCGCCGCCCAGTCCGCTGTCCCCCGCAGCTCGCTCCCTCGCCCCGCCTCCTTCGTGGGCCTCGGCGGAGCTCTGCGTTCCAGCAAAATCACACAACCCACACGCAG TTTGCTGACGCCCCCGAAGAGCCTCACCTCTCTAAGCACCCTGAGGGACGCCAGCTGGAAAGATGGCTGCTATTAA